The Phalacrocorax carbo chromosome 11, bPhaCar2.1, whole genome shotgun sequence genome includes a region encoding these proteins:
- the RLIM gene encoding E3 ubiquitin-protein ligase RLIM isoform X1: MESSDSSDKGNIDQSEAQRQSQLDRLDREEAFYQFVNNLSEEDYRLMRDNNLLGTPGEITEEELLRRLHQVKEGPPQQNNDENRGAESAEDVSNGDSIIDWLNSVRQTGNTTRSGQRGNQSWRAVSRTNPNSGDFRFSLEINVNRNNGNTNPETENEPSVEPSSGEDLENSQSDSEIPRSESPSVRQPGTERSTSEELTTEEASPPRGQRRARSRSPEQRRTRARTDRSRSPINPVNEAPRRSHHNTSSQTLDHSSVNEAEGSSRTRQHVTLRQHTVGTEMPSENAVLFSTPETRPVPQAAGSSETNGTSESATPGQRPPTIVLDLQVRRVRPGEYRQRDSIANRTRSRSQTPNNTVTYESERGGFRRTFSRSERAGVRTYVSTIRIPIRRILNTGLSETTSVAIQTMLRQIMTGFGELSYFMYSDSDADPSGPTPNQNVDASEPQNGGGGTSSNEGTDVSSGEVYEGGNEGGSTSGARREGRNTRGSVTFEESGSLPFLSLAQFFLLNEDDDDQPRGLTKEQIDNLAMRNFGESDALKTCSVCITEYTEGNKLRKLPCSHEYHVHCIDRWLSENSTCPICRRAVLASGNRESVV, translated from the exons ATGGAAAGCTCAGATTCTAGTGATAAAGGAAATATTGATCAATCGGAAGCACAACGTCAGAGTCAGCTAGATCGGTTGGATCGAGAAGAAGCTTTCTATCAGTTTGTAAACAACTTGAGTGAAGAGGACTACAGGCTTATGAGAGATAACAATTTGCTAGGAACACCGG GTGAAATTACTGAAGAAGAGTTGCTGAGAAGGCTACACCAAGTTAAAGAAGGTCCGCCACAGCAAAACAATGATGAGAACAGAG GTGCAGAGTCCGCAGAAGATGTTTCAAATGGAGATTCTATAATAGACTGGCTTAATTCAGTCCGACAGACTGGAAATACAACACGAAGTGGGCAACGAGGAAACCAGTCTTGGAGAGCAGTGAGCCGGACTAACCCAAATAGTGGTGACTTCAGATTCAGTTTGGAGATAAATGTCAACCGTAATAATGGGAACACAAATCCAGAAACTGAGAACGAGCCATCTGTAGAGCCTTCCAGTGGGGAGGATTTGGAAAACAGCCAAAGTGACTCTGAAATTCCAAGGTCTGAATCGCCATCTGTAAGGCAGCCTGGAACAGAAAGGAGCACTTCGGAGGAGCTAACAACTGAGGAAGCTTCCCCTCCTAGAGGGCAGAGGAGAGCAAGAAGTAGGAGTCCAGAACAGCGGAGAACACGGGCTAGGACTGATAGAAGTAGGTCACCTATTAATCCAGTGAATGAGGCTCCTCGCAGGTCTCATCACAATACATCATCTCAAACACTTGACCACTCCTCAGTGAACGAAGCTGAGGGAAGCTCTAGAACTAGGCAGCATGTGACATTAAGGCAGCATACAGTGGGGACTGAAATGCCAAGTGAAAATGCGGTTCTGTTTTCAACCCCTGAAACAAGACCTGTTCCTCAAGCAGCAGGTTCTTCAGAAACTAACGGCACCAGTGAGTCTGCAACTCCTGGGCAGAGGCCTCCTACCATAGTACTTGATCTTCAGGTGAGAAGAGTTCGTCCAGGAGAATACCGGCAAAGAGACAGCATAGCCAACAGAACTCGGTCCAGGTCCCAGACGCCTAACAACACAGTCACTTACGAAAGCGAACGGGGAGGGTTTAGGCGCACATTTTCACGTTCAGAACGGGCTGGAGTGAGAACTTACGTCAGTACCATTAGGATTCCTATCCGTAGGATCTTAAACACAGGCTTGAGTGAGACTACATCAGTTGCTATTCAGACTATGCTAAGGCAGATAATGACAGGCTTTGGAGAGCTGAGTTACTTTATGTATAGTGATAGTGATGCAGATCCTAGTGGCCCAACTCCAAATCAGAACGTGGATGCTTCTGAGCCACAGAATGGAGGTGGTGGTACTTCAAGCAACGAAGGTACAGATGTAAGCTCAGGGGAGGTGTACGAAGGTGGTAACGAAGGTGGTTCAACGTCTGGTGCCAGACGGGAAGGTCGAAATACGAGGGGATCGGTCACATTTGAAGAAAGCGGTTCTCTACCATTCCTTAGCCTAGCACAATTTTTCCTACTAAACGAAGATGACGATGACCAACCAAGAGGACTCACCAAAGAACAAATTGACAACCTAGCGATGAGGAATTTTGGTGAGAGCGATGCTCTGAAAACCTGTAGCGTGTGTATTACAGAGTACACGGAAGGCAACAAGCTCCGTAAATTGCCTTGTTCACACGAGTATCATGTCCACTGCATTGATCGCTGGTTATCGGAAAATTCTACTTGTCCCATTTGTCGCAGAGCAGTCCTAGCTTCTGGTAACAGAGAGAGTGTTGTCTAA
- the RLIM gene encoding E3 ubiquitin-protein ligase RLIM isoform X2, with protein MMRTEFPVFFAGAESAEDVSNGDSIIDWLNSVRQTGNTTRSGQRGNQSWRAVSRTNPNSGDFRFSLEINVNRNNGNTNPETENEPSVEPSSGEDLENSQSDSEIPRSESPSVRQPGTERSTSEELTTEEASPPRGQRRARSRSPEQRRTRARTDRSRSPINPVNEAPRRSHHNTSSQTLDHSSVNEAEGSSRTRQHVTLRQHTVGTEMPSENAVLFSTPETRPVPQAAGSSETNGTSESATPGQRPPTIVLDLQVRRVRPGEYRQRDSIANRTRSRSQTPNNTVTYESERGGFRRTFSRSERAGVRTYVSTIRIPIRRILNTGLSETTSVAIQTMLRQIMTGFGELSYFMYSDSDADPSGPTPNQNVDASEPQNGGGGTSSNEGTDVSSGEVYEGGNEGGSTSGARREGRNTRGSVTFEESGSLPFLSLAQFFLLNEDDDDQPRGLTKEQIDNLAMRNFGESDALKTCSVCITEYTEGNKLRKLPCSHEYHVHCIDRWLSENSTCPICRRAVLASGNRESVV; from the exons ATGATGAGAACAGAG ttccctgtctttttcGCAGGTGCAGAGTCCGCAGAAGATGTTTCAAATGGAGATTCTATAATAGACTGGCTTAATTCAGTCCGACAGACTGGAAATACAACACGAAGTGGGCAACGAGGAAACCAGTCTTGGAGAGCAGTGAGCCGGACTAACCCAAATAGTGGTGACTTCAGATTCAGTTTGGAGATAAATGTCAACCGTAATAATGGGAACACAAATCCAGAAACTGAGAACGAGCCATCTGTAGAGCCTTCCAGTGGGGAGGATTTGGAAAACAGCCAAAGTGACTCTGAAATTCCAAGGTCTGAATCGCCATCTGTAAGGCAGCCTGGAACAGAAAGGAGCACTTCGGAGGAGCTAACAACTGAGGAAGCTTCCCCTCCTAGAGGGCAGAGGAGAGCAAGAAGTAGGAGTCCAGAACAGCGGAGAACACGGGCTAGGACTGATAGAAGTAGGTCACCTATTAATCCAGTGAATGAGGCTCCTCGCAGGTCTCATCACAATACATCATCTCAAACACTTGACCACTCCTCAGTGAACGAAGCTGAGGGAAGCTCTAGAACTAGGCAGCATGTGACATTAAGGCAGCATACAGTGGGGACTGAAATGCCAAGTGAAAATGCGGTTCTGTTTTCAACCCCTGAAACAAGACCTGTTCCTCAAGCAGCAGGTTCTTCAGAAACTAACGGCACCAGTGAGTCTGCAACTCCTGGGCAGAGGCCTCCTACCATAGTACTTGATCTTCAGGTGAGAAGAGTTCGTCCAGGAGAATACCGGCAAAGAGACAGCATAGCCAACAGAACTCGGTCCAGGTCCCAGACGCCTAACAACACAGTCACTTACGAAAGCGAACGGGGAGGGTTTAGGCGCACATTTTCACGTTCAGAACGGGCTGGAGTGAGAACTTACGTCAGTACCATTAGGATTCCTATCCGTAGGATCTTAAACACAGGCTTGAGTGAGACTACATCAGTTGCTATTCAGACTATGCTAAGGCAGATAATGACAGGCTTTGGAGAGCTGAGTTACTTTATGTATAGTGATAGTGATGCAGATCCTAGTGGCCCAACTCCAAATCAGAACGTGGATGCTTCTGAGCCACAGAATGGAGGTGGTGGTACTTCAAGCAACGAAGGTACAGATGTAAGCTCAGGGGAGGTGTACGAAGGTGGTAACGAAGGTGGTTCAACGTCTGGTGCCAGACGGGAAGGTCGAAATACGAGGGGATCGGTCACATTTGAAGAAAGCGGTTCTCTACCATTCCTTAGCCTAGCACAATTTTTCCTACTAAACGAAGATGACGATGACCAACCAAGAGGACTCACCAAAGAACAAATTGACAACCTAGCGATGAGGAATTTTGGTGAGAGCGATGCTCTGAAAACCTGTAGCGTGTGTATTACAGAGTACACGGAAGGCAACAAGCTCCGTAAATTGCCTTGTTCACACGAGTATCATGTCCACTGCATTGATCGCTGGTTATCGGAAAATTCTACTTGTCCCATTTGTCGCAGAGCAGTCCTAGCTTCTGGTAACAGAGAGAGTGTTGTCTAA